CGAGCCGGTGCGCGAAATGCTCGACGCCGGCTTCCAGTCGGACCTCGACGACCAGGACGAACGCTGGGTCAACGCCCTGCGTCAGGACGTACTCGATGTCGACGTGCCGATCGGTGCCACCGTGGCTCGCCGCCAGTTGAAACTGCGCGACATCCTGCACATGCAGCCGGGTGATGTGATCCCGGTCGAGATGCCGGAAGACATGATCATGCGCGCCAACGGCGTGCCGGCCTTCAAGGTCAAGATGGGCTCGCACAAAGGCAACCTCGCGTTGCAAGTGATCGAGCCGATCGAGCGCCGCTGAAGCGGCGCAACACCCCTTACGCATTTAACTGAATTGTTGCCCGCCGAGGACAAATGATGAACGACGATATGAACGCCCAGGACGATCAGGCACTGGCTGATGAATGGGCAGCAGCCCTGGAAGAAACCGGCGACGGCCAATCCGAAATCGACGCACTGCTGGCCGCCGACGCTGGCGTTTCGAACTCCAACCGTCTGCCGATGGAAGAGTTCGGTAGCGTGCCGAAGAACAACGATCCGGTGACTTTGGACGGTCCGAACCTGGACGTGATCCTCGACATTCCGGTATCGATCTCGATGGAAGTGGGCAGCACCGACATCAACATCCGCAACCTGCTGCAACTCAACCAGGGTTCGGTGATCGAGCTCGATCGTCTGGCCGGTGAGCCGCTGGACGTGCTGGTCAACGGAACCCTCATCGCCCACGGCGAAGTGGTTGTGGTCAACGAAAAGTTCGGCATCCGCCTGACCGACGTGATCAGCCCAAGCGAACGCATCAAGAAGCTGCGCTGAGTGAAAAAGGTTCTGGGTTCTTTGCTGGCCTCGGTGCTGGCGCTGCCATCGATCGTGATGGCCGCCGAGCCGGCGGCTGCCACCGCTGCCACCGCTGCGGCGGTGACGCCTGCGGTCAACAGCGGCGTCGCCGGTCAATTGACGCAGCTGGTGTTCGGTCTGCTGCTGGTGCTGGGGTTGATCTTCTTCCTCGCCTGGCTGTTGCGCC
The sequence above is a segment of the Pseudomonas sp. HS6 genome. Coding sequences within it:
- the fliN gene encoding flagellar motor switch protein FliN; its protein translation is MNDDMNAQDDQALADEWAAALEETGDGQSEIDALLAADAGVSNSNRLPMEEFGSVPKNNDPVTLDGPNLDVILDIPVSISMEVGSTDINIRNLLQLNQGSVIELDRLAGEPLDVLVNGTLIAHGEVVVVNEKFGIRLTDVISPSERIKKLR